One Cellulomonas soli DNA window includes the following coding sequences:
- the rfbG gene encoding CDP-glucose 4,6-dehydratase: MHYLVTGHTGFKGAWLTSLLLAQGHRVSGLALDPTAGSLYVQAGLGASLDHDLRVDIRDAEATARAVTEVGPDVVLHLAAQPLVRESYRDPRTTHETNVLGTFNVLEAVRSTPSVQAQVIVTTDKVYRNVRQIWGYREDDALGGVDPYSASKAAADLLTQSWIASSGSTVPTAIARAGNVVGGGDVCAERLMVDLVAAFSAGRSVRLRYPDAVRPWQHVLDCLNGYLVLADELLAGRQAGEAFNFGPGSESFVRVGDLATRVADLWGAGASIELDEDPQPHEADLLALDARKAELLLRWRDLLSFEETLAWTVSWEKAVRSGADAAEVTADQIREFLARRPTAAAGSAA; encoded by the coding sequence ATGCACTACCTCGTCACCGGTCACACCGGGTTCAAGGGCGCCTGGTTGACGTCGCTGCTCCTCGCGCAGGGGCACCGCGTCTCCGGTCTGGCTCTCGACCCGACGGCGGGGTCCCTCTACGTGCAGGCGGGGCTCGGCGCCTCGCTCGATCACGACCTACGGGTGGACATCCGCGATGCCGAGGCAACTGCCCGGGCGGTGACGGAGGTCGGCCCGGACGTGGTGCTCCACCTCGCGGCGCAGCCGCTGGTGCGCGAGTCCTACCGGGACCCGCGCACCACCCACGAGACGAACGTGCTCGGCACGTTCAACGTCCTCGAGGCCGTGCGCTCGACCCCGTCGGTGCAGGCGCAGGTCATCGTGACGACCGACAAGGTCTACCGGAACGTGCGGCAGATCTGGGGGTACCGCGAGGACGACGCCCTGGGCGGCGTGGATCCGTACTCCGCCTCCAAGGCGGCCGCCGACCTCCTGACGCAGTCCTGGATCGCCAGCTCGGGGAGCACCGTTCCCACGGCCATCGCCCGCGCCGGCAACGTCGTCGGCGGCGGGGACGTGTGCGCCGAGCGGCTCATGGTCGACCTCGTCGCAGCGTTCTCCGCGGGGCGCAGCGTGCGACTGCGCTACCCCGACGCGGTCCGACCGTGGCAGCACGTGCTGGACTGCCTGAACGGCTACCTCGTGCTCGCGGACGAGCTGCTCGCCGGCCGCCAGGCCGGTGAGGCGTTCAACTTCGGACCGGGATCCGAGTCGTTCGTGCGGGTCGGCGACCTCGCCACGCGTGTGGCCGACCTGTGGGGCGCAGGGGCGTCGATCGAGCTCGACGAGGACCCGCAGCCTCACGAGGCCGACCTGCTCGCGCTCGACGCGCGCAAGGCGGAGCTGCTGCTGAGATGGCGTGACCTGCTCTCCTTCGAGGAGACCCTGGCGTGGACCGTCAGCTGGGAGAAGGCCGTCCGCTCGGGAGCTGACGCCGCCGAGGTGACCGCGGACCAGATCCGCGAGTTCCTCGCGCGGCGCCCGACGGCGGCAGCAGGGTCCGCAGCATGA
- the rfbH gene encoding lipopolysaccharide biosynthesis protein RfbH: MSQALDARRAQILASVREYAEESLAAREFVAGESTVPVSGKVLDAADMVALVDSSLDGWLTAGRFTTEFQDTLADYVGTRAASFVNSGSSANLCALSALTSPKLGKRRLVPGDEVVTVAAGFPTTLNPIIQNGLTPVFVDVELGTYDAIGDQLREAIGPKTRAIMMAHTLGNPFDLDLVQELCKEHKLWLVEDSCDALGSTYRGQRTGSFGDTATVSFYPAHHITTGEGGAVFSKHPLVTRQVESFRDWGRDCYCETGKDDTCGKRFEWSLGDLPVGYDHKYTYSHIGYNLKGTDMQAALGLSQLTKLDHFVARRKENFNYLYERLRDVEGLILPVATPHSDPAWFGFPITLADDLNVNREDLMRHLESRKVGTRLIFAGNLLRQPAYRGLDCRIVGDLRNSDTVMNRSFWLGVYPGLTNDMLDYAADSLIEFVRGGR, translated from the coding sequence ATGAGCCAGGCGTTGGATGCTCGACGCGCGCAGATCCTCGCGTCGGTCAGGGAGTACGCGGAGGAGTCTCTCGCGGCTCGCGAGTTCGTGGCCGGCGAGTCCACGGTGCCGGTCTCGGGCAAGGTCCTGGACGCAGCCGACATGGTCGCGCTGGTCGACTCCTCGCTCGACGGCTGGCTGACGGCGGGCCGGTTCACGACCGAGTTCCAGGACACCCTCGCCGACTACGTGGGCACGCGAGCGGCCTCGTTCGTCAACTCTGGCTCGTCGGCCAACCTCTGCGCGCTCTCCGCGCTGACGAGCCCGAAGCTCGGCAAGCGGCGCCTCGTGCCCGGTGACGAGGTCGTCACCGTCGCGGCGGGCTTCCCGACCACGCTCAACCCGATCATCCAGAACGGACTGACCCCCGTCTTCGTCGACGTCGAGCTCGGCACCTACGACGCCATCGGCGACCAGCTCCGCGAGGCCATCGGGCCCAAGACGCGAGCGATCATGATGGCCCACACGCTGGGCAACCCGTTCGACCTGGACCTCGTGCAGGAGCTGTGCAAGGAGCACAAGCTCTGGCTCGTGGAGGACTCGTGCGACGCCCTCGGCTCGACCTACCGGGGCCAGCGGACGGGCAGCTTCGGCGACACGGCGACGGTCTCGTTCTACCCGGCCCACCACATCACGACCGGTGAGGGTGGCGCCGTCTTCTCGAAGCACCCCCTGGTGACGCGTCAGGTCGAGTCGTTCCGCGACTGGGGTCGCGACTGCTACTGCGAGACCGGCAAGGACGACACCTGCGGCAAGCGCTTCGAGTGGAGCCTGGGCGACCTGCCCGTGGGGTACGACCACAAGTACACGTACAGCCACATCGGGTACAACCTCAAGGGCACGGACATGCAGGCCGCTCTCGGCCTGAGCCAGCTCACGAAGCTGGACCACTTCGTCGCCCGGCGCAAGGAGAACTTCAACTACCTCTACGAGCGCCTGCGCGACGTCGAGGGCCTCATCCTGCCCGTGGCCACACCCCACTCCGACCCCGCGTGGTTCGGCTTCCCGATCACCCTGGCGGACGACCTCAACGTCAACCGCGAGGACCTCATGCGGCACCTGGAGTCGCGCAAGGTCGGCACGCGCCTGATCTTCGCCGGCAACCTGCTGCGCCAGCCCGCCTACCGTGGCCTCGACTGCCGCATCGTGGGTGACCTGCGGAACTCCGACACGGTCATGAACCGCTCGTTCTGGCTCGGCGTGTACCCGGGCTTGACGAACGACATGCTCGACTACGCCGCCGACAGCCTCATCGAGTTCGTCCGCGGCGGACGCTGA
- a CDS encoding indolepyruvate ferredoxin oxidoreductase subunit alpha translates to MAFVIGPACIDAQDRSCIDVCPVDCIYEGGRKTYINPTECIDCGACELACPELAIFPARRAKGDETREAFRDGEIEFFATVLPGRSEPVGNPGGADAFGPVGVDIPLVDGWDGA, encoded by the coding sequence ATGGCATTCGTCATCGGACCGGCGTGCATCGACGCCCAGGACCGCTCGTGCATCGACGTGTGCCCCGTCGACTGCATCTACGAGGGCGGCCGCAAGACGTACATCAACCCCACCGAGTGCATCGACTGCGGCGCCTGCGAGCTCGCCTGCCCCGAGCTGGCGATCTTCCCCGCGCGCCGCGCGAAGGGCGACGAGACCCGCGAGGCGTTCCGTGACGGCGAGATCGAGTTCTTCGCGACCGTCCTCCCCGGCAGGAGCGAGCCGGTCGGCAACCCCGGTGGAGCCGATGCGTTCGGCCCCGTCGGCGTGGACATCCCGCTGGTCGACGGGTGGGACGGCGCATGA
- a CDS encoding NAD-dependent epimerase/dehydratase family protein: MTDVWVVGAGGLLGSALVRRARSTARLFSSARIPWGSPEAVDVLRAEADRFHRQRADGHPWVVVWAAGAAVIASTPDQLEQEQQVLLEFAEALARRGEPHGCLLFASSASVYGTSRAVASDELSPVAPLSGYARAKLAQEDALRAILAGRVPLATARLATLYGPGQDVTKGQGLISSMCHEALTRRTVSIFVPMDTTRDYLYTDDAATRCLHVAHTCLARAEDVTRVVASGRPTTIGEIARTVQAVAHRRSPLLQVVATGSAHARHVALRTTDRSLAALPTTPLPNGVAAVYRDLVGRYQRASTAGPMSPRTLRSDSRR; this comes from the coding sequence GTGACGGACGTCTGGGTGGTCGGCGCGGGTGGCCTGCTCGGCTCCGCGCTCGTCCGGCGCGCCCGTTCGACCGCACGGCTGTTCTCGTCGGCACGCATCCCGTGGGGCTCGCCGGAGGCGGTCGATGTGCTGCGCGCCGAGGCTGACCGCTTCCACCGGCAGCGGGCCGACGGCCATCCGTGGGTCGTCGTCTGGGCGGCCGGGGCCGCCGTGATCGCCTCGACTCCGGATCAGCTCGAGCAGGAGCAGCAGGTGCTGCTCGAGTTCGCAGAGGCACTTGCCCGGCGTGGCGAGCCCCACGGCTGCCTGCTCTTCGCCTCCTCGGCGAGCGTCTACGGCACGAGCCGCGCGGTCGCCTCCGACGAGCTCAGCCCGGTTGCACCGCTGAGCGGGTACGCGCGTGCCAAGCTCGCCCAGGAGGACGCGTTGCGCGCGATCCTTGCCGGTCGGGTCCCGCTCGCGACCGCACGACTGGCAACCCTGTACGGGCCCGGCCAGGACGTCACGAAGGGGCAGGGCCTGATCTCGTCGATGTGCCACGAGGCCCTCACGCGGCGCACCGTCTCGATCTTCGTGCCGATGGACACCACGCGCGACTACCTCTATACCGACGACGCGGCGACGCGCTGTCTCCATGTCGCGCACACGTGCCTGGCACGTGCGGAGGACGTCACACGCGTCGTGGCGTCCGGAAGGCCCACCACCATCGGGGAGATCGCCCGGACCGTGCAGGCCGTCGCGCATCGGCGGTCACCGTTGTTGCAGGTCGTCGCCACGGGTTCTGCCCATGCCCGCCACGTGGCGCTCAGGACGACCGACCGCTCGCTCGCCGCGCTGCCCACCACCCCGTTGCCGAACGGGGTCGCCGCCGTCTACCGCGACCTGGTGGGTCGATACCAGCGGGCGTCGACCGCGGGCCCGATGTCGCCGCGCACGCTCAGGTCAGACTCTCGGCGCTGA
- a CDS encoding GtrA family protein: protein MSEPRSSTEAVHDGTDPRSLGRRLRDTVGRSVIARFASVGVVNTLVDLGLYVLFRGLGMPLLLANTLSTSAGMAVSFFGNRSFVFGATDNRRREITLFVIVCGLGIWVVQPAVIAGVGRLAELAGLGEGFLVDTSAKIAAILVAAVWNFVLYGRVVFRGGRPPREVAKA, encoded by the coding sequence ATGAGCGAGCCCCGCTCGTCCACGGAGGCCGTGCACGACGGCACGGACCCTCGCAGCCTCGGACGGCGCCTGCGCGACACCGTCGGGCGCTCCGTCATCGCGCGCTTCGCCTCGGTCGGTGTCGTCAACACGCTCGTCGACCTGGGCCTGTACGTCCTGTTCCGAGGCCTCGGGATGCCGCTCCTGCTCGCCAACACCCTGTCGACGTCCGCAGGCATGGCCGTCTCCTTCTTCGGCAACCGGAGCTTCGTGTTCGGCGCCACCGACAACCGACGGCGTGAGATCACGCTCTTCGTGATCGTCTGCGGGCTGGGCATCTGGGTCGTGCAGCCGGCGGTCATCGCGGGTGTCGGCCGGCTCGCCGAGCTGGCCGGACTGGGCGAGGGCTTCCTTGTCGACACGTCGGCCAAGATCGCTGCGATCCTCGTCGCAGCCGTCTGGAACTTCGTCCTGTACGGACGCGTCGTCTTCCGCGGCGGGCGTCCCCCACGAGAGGTCGCCAAGGCATGA
- a CDS encoding glycosyltransferase, whose protein sequence is MSTQPGSPADETAGPAEVSVVIPVYRGATTLPALVAEMAALTGSTASPDGNSFRIRELVLVWDHGPDESDRVIAELTETYDWVRAVWLSRNFGQHPATIAGLAATTSEWVVTMDEDGQHDPQDIGRLIDTALREGVELVYADPTNLPPHSVVRNLGSRLAKGVVLRALVGTTPTPFHSFRLLHGEHARAVAAYCGPGVFLDIALTWVVGRSVQCPVTMRSEGRAATSYNMRRLVSHFWRLVLSSGNRPLRVMSAVGVATAVLGLLLAVVLIAQRLFGGIDVQGWTSVIVAVLVLGGLILTSLGVIAEYVGLAASMSMGRPLFVAVSAPDSARRRQPA, encoded by the coding sequence ATGAGCACCCAACCAGGGTCACCCGCGGACGAGACGGCCGGACCGGCCGAGGTCAGCGTGGTGATCCCCGTCTACCGGGGCGCCACCACCCTGCCCGCGCTCGTCGCCGAGATGGCGGCGCTGACCGGGAGCACCGCTAGCCCGGACGGCAACAGCTTCCGGATCCGCGAGCTGGTGCTGGTGTGGGACCACGGGCCCGACGAGAGCGACCGGGTGATCGCCGAGCTGACGGAGACCTACGACTGGGTCCGTGCGGTGTGGCTGTCCCGGAACTTCGGGCAGCACCCCGCGACGATCGCGGGGCTCGCAGCGACGACCAGCGAGTGGGTCGTCACCATGGACGAGGACGGCCAGCACGACCCGCAGGACATCGGCCGACTCATCGACACCGCGCTGCGCGAGGGCGTCGAGCTCGTCTATGCCGACCCGACGAACCTGCCTCCGCACTCGGTGGTCCGCAACCTGGGGTCGCGACTGGCGAAGGGCGTCGTGCTGCGGGCTCTGGTCGGGACGACCCCGACCCCCTTCCACAGCTTCAGGCTGCTGCACGGCGAGCACGCGCGCGCCGTCGCCGCCTACTGCGGGCCGGGTGTCTTCCTCGACATCGCCCTGACGTGGGTCGTCGGGCGATCGGTGCAGTGCCCGGTGACCATGCGCTCCGAGGGCCGTGCCGCGACGTCGTACAACATGCGCCGCCTGGTCTCGCACTTCTGGCGGCTGGTGCTCTCCAGCGGCAACCGTCCGTTGAGGGTCATGTCGGCGGTCGGCGTGGCTACCGCGGTCCTCGGTCTCCTGCTCGCCGTCGTGCTGATCGCGCAGCGCCTGTTCGGCGGGATCGACGTTCAGGGGTGGACCTCGGTGATCGTCGCCGTCCTCGTGCTCGGCGGGCTCATCCTGACGTCCCTCGGCGTCATCGCCGAGTACGTCGGCCTCGCTGCCAGCATGTCGATGGGGCGCCCCCTCTTCGTCGCCGTCTCGGCTCCGGACAGCGCTCGCCGTCGGCAGCCCGCATAG
- a CDS encoding NAD(P)/FAD-dependent oxidoreductase, whose product MNPVAARTSCDLVVVGAGPTGLFATYYAGFRGLSVLLLDAQHEPGGQVTALYPTKAIHDVAGFPAVPGADLVRGLVAQAEAHEPRMVFGAQVVDLVRDERSGTLTLSLADGSQVDARAAVLSTGVGGLRPRTLPVGHGWHGRGVAYTVGDPTDHTDEDVVVIGGGDSALDWALQLQPVARSVTVVHRRRAFRAHAASVARAEKCGVRLLTDCELLAIHGDDSVRSVVLRDRDGSEQELPATTVVGALGLVTAPSPFAAWGLELVDRKLVVDQSMATNIPGVFAAGDATSYPGKVPLMAVGFGEAATAVNNAAVHIDPELSLFPGHSTDEEQGTTMASDPTPLAVEA is encoded by the coding sequence ATGAACCCCGTCGCCGCGCGCACCTCGTGCGACCTCGTCGTGGTCGGCGCGGGGCCGACGGGCCTGTTCGCCACGTACTACGCGGGCTTCCGCGGCCTGTCCGTGCTGCTGCTGGACGCCCAGCACGAGCCGGGCGGCCAGGTCACGGCGTTGTACCCGACGAAGGCCATCCACGACGTGGCAGGCTTCCCCGCAGTGCCCGGCGCCGATCTCGTCCGCGGTCTCGTGGCGCAGGCCGAGGCCCACGAACCGAGGATGGTCTTCGGCGCCCAGGTCGTCGACCTGGTGCGCGACGAACGCTCCGGCACCCTGACCCTGTCGCTCGCTGACGGCAGCCAGGTGGACGCGCGCGCTGCCGTCCTGTCGACGGGCGTCGGCGGCCTCCGTCCTCGGACGCTGCCCGTCGGCCACGGGTGGCACGGTCGCGGCGTCGCCTACACGGTCGGGGATCCGACCGACCACACCGACGAGGACGTGGTCGTGATCGGCGGTGGCGACAGCGCGCTCGACTGGGCGCTGCAGCTGCAGCCCGTCGCACGCAGCGTCACCGTGGTGCACCGCAGGCGCGCGTTCCGCGCGCACGCCGCATCCGTGGCCCGCGCCGAGAAGTGCGGGGTCCGGCTGCTGACCGACTGCGAGCTGCTCGCCATCCACGGCGACGACTCCGTCCGTTCGGTCGTCCTGCGCGATCGCGACGGCTCGGAGCAGGAGTTGCCGGCCACCACCGTGGTCGGCGCGCTCGGGCTCGTCACGGCACCCTCACCGTTCGCCGCGTGGGGCCTGGAGCTCGTGGACCGCAAGCTCGTCGTCGACCAGTCGATGGCCACGAACATCCCCGGTGTCTTCGCGGCGGGCGACGCCACGAGCTACCCCGGCAAGGTGCCCCTCATGGCGGTCGGCTTCGGCGAGGCGGCTACGGCCGTGAACAACGCCGCCGTGCACATCGACCCGGAGCTCTCCCTGTTCCCAGGGCACTCCACGGACGAGGAGCAGGGGACGACCATGGCGTCCGACCCCACCCCGCTCGCAGTGGAGGCCTGA
- a CDS encoding acyltransferase family protein — protein sequence MKRLQWANALRGIAALIVLGYHFSVAFWMSQDVSASLARRTPLYPGDDGAPVWARAISALPVDLAALGVALFFLLSGFVISISLDRYSRAGFVVGRAMRLLPTYAAGYLITCLTIAAMSDPGDELHAGSVLLGSVPGLAYLVRASAPGDGIVWTLIVELVFYGVCVVAFRRLTTRWWAIAAVAAGCALVQTLLPHLPSAAWAEGIRFVVLLACPFIPVMLVGVTLFVHRAGRLRRGPAVVLVLALVAEFVVLASTTPVVPTSWKYRLTFVGAVGVFSAVAAVGDRWSNPGRGLGFLAAISYPLYVVHPVLGYALISWLAGRGVWGPLAVLIAGAAAIGCATAIHLAVEKPTHHLGRRWAGRTRTAPTGNGAGPHELAGVGS from the coding sequence GTGAAGCGTCTCCAGTGGGCCAACGCCCTGCGTGGCATCGCTGCGCTGATCGTCCTCGGCTATCACTTCTCCGTGGCGTTCTGGATGAGCCAGGACGTCTCCGCGTCGCTGGCCCGCAGGACGCCGCTGTACCCGGGCGACGACGGCGCCCCGGTCTGGGCGCGCGCGATCAGCGCCCTGCCTGTGGACCTCGCCGCACTCGGCGTCGCCCTGTTCTTCCTGCTGAGCGGCTTCGTGATCTCGATCTCCCTGGACCGTTACTCGCGGGCGGGCTTCGTGGTGGGTCGGGCGATGCGCCTGCTGCCCACGTACGCGGCGGGGTACCTGATCACGTGCCTGACGATCGCGGCGATGTCCGACCCCGGCGACGAGCTGCACGCGGGGTCGGTGCTCCTCGGCTCCGTCCCCGGCCTGGCCTACCTCGTGCGTGCGTCGGCTCCCGGCGACGGCATCGTGTGGACGCTGATCGTGGAGCTGGTCTTCTACGGCGTGTGCGTGGTCGCGTTCCGCCGCCTGACCACGCGATGGTGGGCGATCGCGGCGGTCGCCGCGGGATGCGCCCTCGTCCAGACGCTGCTGCCGCACCTCCCGAGCGCCGCGTGGGCGGAGGGCATCCGCTTCGTCGTGCTCCTGGCCTGCCCCTTCATCCCGGTCATGCTCGTCGGGGTCACGCTGTTCGTGCATCGCGCTGGGCGACTGCGACGGGGGCCCGCCGTCGTGCTGGTGCTCGCCCTGGTGGCCGAGTTCGTCGTCCTGGCGTCCACCACGCCGGTCGTGCCGACGTCCTGGAAGTACCGGCTGACGTTCGTCGGCGCGGTCGGCGTCTTCTCCGCGGTCGCCGCGGTCGGAGATCGCTGGAGCAACCCGGGCCGCGGCCTCGGCTTCCTCGCAGCGATCAGCTACCCGCTGTACGTGGTGCATCCGGTGCTCGGCTACGCCCTGATCTCCTGGTTGGCCGGCCGGGGCGTGTGGGGCCCCCTCGCGGTCCTGATCGCAGGGGCCGCTGCGATCGGCTGCGCCACAGCGATCCATCTGGCCGTCGAGAAGCCGACGCACCACCTCGGGCGCCGGTGGGCGGGACGGACCCGCACGGCCCCGACGGGGAATGGTGCGGGACCGCACGAGCTCGCCGGTGTGGGGAGCTGA
- a CDS encoding glycosyltransferase 87 family protein encodes MTAGTARTWAERYGSLAVLGLGIGLLTLWVAASYLERVPSTLMVFPPADNWCQIGTESFGVHCFGDFAIVDELFAQDAWNSGWGSVASYPALAWLPSLLIRRLGESLGGGQLPTAMFLVVAGSCLLVPAVWAAWGNLRSRLPVTVVLVGASTSAFLVTMDRANTVALTVPALLLFAVAVSRRKFGWVGVAVTVAALLKPQLALLAVVLLAHRQYRTFVLTAVSTAGFTVLGFLAFPRYFPENLFGWVRAISGYSDIQSIDVGYPVSLGASRGVLTVVDLTGLGALLGDDRAALVDALGSAAGLLNLVVIGLLAAVILLTARRVNPLWTVFLAFGVVLYSSSTVYVYYLSMLLAVAALVLRDARTSTPPTGRTWAGTLDDGPATTASRMTRVATGSLVVATVLVLAPVVVPTAVLPDGLVDAWSVGGVPSLYQLVSGPVLLAAMALVALGALRAWRSSRAGDEPQVQDGPAARADGDEVEADPSTGTVTPTQPTAEPAR; translated from the coding sequence ATGACCGCAGGCACGGCGAGAACCTGGGCCGAGCGGTACGGCTCACTCGCCGTGCTGGGGCTGGGGATCGGGCTCCTCACGCTCTGGGTGGCCGCCAGCTACCTCGAGCGGGTACCCAGCACGCTCATGGTCTTTCCCCCGGCCGACAACTGGTGCCAGATCGGCACGGAGTCCTTCGGGGTCCACTGCTTCGGTGACTTCGCGATCGTCGACGAGCTGTTCGCGCAGGACGCCTGGAACTCGGGCTGGGGCTCGGTGGCGTCCTACCCCGCACTCGCCTGGCTGCCCTCGCTGCTGATCCGGCGGCTCGGCGAGTCCCTCGGCGGTGGTCAGCTGCCCACGGCGATGTTCCTCGTCGTGGCCGGGTCGTGCCTGCTCGTCCCCGCCGTCTGGGCCGCATGGGGCAACCTGCGTTCGCGACTGCCCGTGACCGTGGTCCTCGTGGGCGCGTCGACCTCTGCCTTCCTCGTCACCATGGACCGGGCGAACACCGTCGCGCTCACCGTGCCGGCACTCCTCCTCTTCGCCGTCGCCGTCTCGCGGCGGAAGTTCGGCTGGGTCGGCGTGGCTGTGACCGTGGCCGCGCTGCTGAAGCCTCAGCTCGCGCTGCTGGCGGTCGTCCTGCTCGCGCACCGGCAGTACCGCACGTTCGTGCTCACCGCCGTGTCGACCGCGGGCTTCACCGTGCTCGGCTTCCTCGCGTTCCCGCGCTACTTCCCCGAGAACCTCTTCGGCTGGGTCCGCGCGATCTCCGGCTACAGCGACATCCAGTCGATCGATGTCGGGTACCCGGTGAGTCTCGGGGCCTCGCGCGGCGTGCTCACGGTCGTCGACCTGACCGGTCTCGGTGCGCTGCTGGGTGACGACCGTGCTGCGCTCGTCGACGCCCTCGGGTCCGCCGCCGGTCTGCTGAACCTGGTCGTCATCGGGCTCCTGGCAGCCGTCATCCTCCTCACCGCTCGCAGGGTCAACCCGCTCTGGACGGTGTTCCTGGCATTCGGCGTCGTGCTGTACTCGTCGAGCACCGTGTACGTGTACTACCTGTCGATGCTCCTCGCGGTCGCCGCGCTGGTGCTCAGGGATGCACGCACCAGCACGCCGCCGACGGGACGGACGTGGGCGGGGACGCTCGACGACGGGCCGGCAACCACGGCATCGAGGATGACCCGTGTGGCCACCGGGTCGCTCGTCGTCGCCACGGTCCTCGTGCTGGCACCCGTCGTGGTCCCGACGGCAGTCCTGCCCGACGGCCTCGTCGACGCCTGGTCGGTCGGCGGCGTGCCGAGCCTCTACCAGCTGGTGTCAGGACCCGTCCTGCTCGCGGCGATGGCACTGGTGGCCCTCGGCGCGCTGCGCGCCTGGCGCTCGTCGCGCGCAGGCGACGAGCCGCAGGTCCAGGACGGACCCGCTGCGCGGGCCGACGGCGACGAGGTCGAGGCCGACCCGTCGACCGGGACGGTCACCCCGACGCAGCCGACCGCGGAGCCGGCGCGATGA
- a CDS encoding SpoIID/LytB domain-containing protein: MGERGRRGRRSVVVGVLVSLLATLGFVAGPGATAATAADPTLTFTGHGWGHGRGMGQWGAYGYAVDYGWGYAQILAHYYGGTSLQANAGNPEMSVELLGLSGKDTIVTAPALTVGTVRTNSAAVLVRRTSSGMFTAWTGPGCGGPWTAWGTFGSGSAIASAADPGNVDNLVRVCESSGTQAYRGVLQFVDVGGTQYTINRLPTEDYLRGVVPRESSASWGTAGGGRGMEALKAQAVAARSYALAGGSRSSGALTCDTTACQVYEGAAIYAGSGARTDVSATTTDQAIAATAGQVMRDARGAVARTEFSSSTGGWTAGGTFPAVEDLGDATSANGHHTWTTTLTQSRVAQLLGVPDILSIAVVSRNGVGQDGGRVTSLLVSTSSGLRTFTGSQVRTALALQSDWFTVSGVTVTAATAVVKALYRDILGRDPDPTGLATWTQEIARTSNASTTAAALVGSTERLQTIVAEQYRAALNREPEAEGSAFWVRLFQSGWNVPDLQAGIYGSDEAVLNLGGGDEMRWVAAMYQAVLGRAATESECRWWLDYAHKNGRQAAVRGITRSEEAALVRLNGYYQTMLGRGPDPSGVGTFVPVLMNGRGDLILPALIGQSSEYWDRAQARFP, from the coding sequence ATGGGTGAACGAGGTCGGCGCGGCCGACGGTCCGTGGTCGTCGGTGTCCTGGTGTCGCTGCTCGCGACGCTCGGGTTCGTGGCCGGTCCCGGTGCGACCGCCGCGACCGCGGCCGACCCGACCCTCACGTTCACGGGCCACGGCTGGGGTCACGGCAGGGGCATGGGGCAGTGGGGTGCGTACGGCTACGCGGTCGACTACGGCTGGGGCTACGCGCAGATCCTGGCCCACTATTACGGCGGCACCAGCCTGCAGGCGAACGCCGGGAACCCCGAGATGTCCGTCGAGCTGCTCGGTCTCTCGGGCAAGGACACGATCGTCACGGCGCCTGCACTGACCGTCGGCACGGTGCGCACGAACAGTGCCGCCGTTCTCGTGCGGCGCACCTCCTCGGGCATGTTCACCGCCTGGACCGGACCCGGCTGCGGCGGGCCGTGGACAGCCTGGGGCACCTTCGGCTCGGGGTCGGCCATCGCCAGTGCCGCCGACCCGGGGAACGTCGACAACCTCGTCCGCGTGTGCGAGTCCTCCGGGACGCAGGCCTACCGCGGCGTGCTGCAGTTCGTCGATGTCGGCGGGACGCAGTACACGATCAACCGGCTGCCGACCGAGGACTACCTGCGGGGCGTCGTGCCGCGCGAGTCGTCGGCCTCCTGGGGGACCGCCGGCGGCGGCCGCGGCATGGAGGCGCTCAAGGCGCAGGCCGTCGCGGCCCGCAGCTACGCCCTGGCGGGCGGCTCGAGGTCGTCGGGTGCGCTCACCTGTGACACGACCGCGTGCCAGGTGTACGAAGGTGCCGCGATCTACGCCGGCAGCGGCGCGCGCACGGACGTCTCCGCGACCACGACCGACCAGGCCATCGCCGCCACCGCCGGCCAAGTGATGCGGGACGCGCGCGGCGCGGTCGCCCGGACCGAGTTCAGCTCCTCGACCGGCGGCTGGACCGCGGGGGGCACGTTCCCCGCCGTGGAGGACCTCGGCGACGCGACGTCGGCCAACGGCCACCACACGTGGACGACCACTCTGACGCAGAGCAGGGTGGCGCAGCTGCTCGGGGTGCCCGACATCCTGTCGATCGCCGTGGTCTCGCGCAACGGCGTGGGCCAGGACGGCGGGAGGGTCACCAGCCTGCTGGTCTCCACGTCCTCCGGCCTGCGCACCTTCACCGGCAGCCAGGTGCGCACGGCGCTGGCGCTGCAGAGCGACTGGTTCACGGTCTCCGGCGTCACCGTCACCGCCGCCACCGCGGTCGTCAAGGCGCTCTACCGGGACATCCTCGGGCGCGATCCCGACCCGACGGGCCTGGCGACCTGGACCCAGGAGATCGCCCGGACGTCCAACGCGTCGACGACGGCCGCCGCTCTTGTCGGCTCGACCGAACGGTTGCAGACCATCGTGGCCGAGCAGTACCGGGCCGCCCTCAACAGAGAGCCCGAGGCCGAAGGCTCGGCGTTCTGGGTGCGTCTCTTCCAGAGCGGGTGGAACGTCCCGGATCTCCAGGCGGGCATCTACGGGTCGGACGAGGCGGTGCTCAACCTGGGCGGCGGCGACGAGATGCGCTGGGTCGCCGCGATGTACCAGGCGGTCCTGGGGCGCGCAGCCACGGAGTCCGAGTGCCGGTGGTGGCTCGACTACGCGCACAAGAACGGCCGCCAGGCGGCGGTGCGTGGCATCACACGCTCCGAGGAGGCGGCGCTGGTGCGCCTCAACGGGTACTACCAGACCATGCTGGGCCGCGGACCCGACCCTTCGGGCGTCGGGACCTTCGTGCCGGTGCTGATGAACGGGCGCGGCGACCTGATCCTGCCGGCCCTGATCGGCCAGTCGAGCGAGTACTGGGACCGAGCCCAGGCCCGGTTCCCGTGA